The Apium graveolens cultivar Ventura chromosome 6, ASM990537v1, whole genome shotgun sequence genome contains a region encoding:
- the LOC141665196 gene encoding leucine-rich repeat receptor-like serine/threonine/tyrosine-protein kinase SOBIR1 — protein sequence MASSSLHLSFLFFFFSSLLFSTHATIYLDPTDHIALLTIHKSLGITGQRQGLESNPCNSPGVFCERRISNESYVFRVTRIIFDSKKLAGILSPAIGKLSELKELSLPNNQLIDQVPAQIVECKNLEILNLHNNQFSGEVPSGISSLSRLRILDLCFNEFSGELDFLKYFPDMEKLDLCNNMFSGEVPISLRSFTNLRSFNISGNKLLQGQMPVMKGMELSSAPRRYRLAENSPRRGGNFAGAPRASLEAPAPAPAPSHVGNQKHKKSKSKKLKGWLIGFFAGVVAGALSGFVFSVLFKLIMGMIKGRRKDTGISIFSPTIKNLDFLDKEDGLASFEVIGQGGCGVVYKADLPEAYNKTLAIKKIIQPSKNASDLTDEDTKLLNKKMRQIKSEIQTVGTIRHRNILPLLGHVTRPDCHYLVYEFMKNGSLQDMLNQVSQGNRELEWPARHRIAIGVADGLEYLHNHSHRIIHRDLKPGNILLDDDMEARIADFGLAKELPSADTHASTTNLAGTVGYIAPEYHQTLKFTDRCDIFSFGVILGVLVMGKLPSDEFFQHTSEMSLVKWMRNVMTSDDPKRAIDPKLKGNGFEEEMLLVLKIACFCTLDNPKERPSGRDARVMLAQIKH from the coding sequence ATGGCCTCTTCTTCTCTTCATCTCTCTTTTCTGTTCTTCTTCTTCAGTTCACTACTATTCAGTACTCATGCCACAATATATCTGGATCCTACAGATCACATTGCTCTGTTGACTATCCACAAAAGCTTGGGAATCACAGGTCAACGTCAAGGTTTGGAGAGCAATCCTTGCAATTCTCCTGGAGTTTTCTGCGAAAGGAGGATTTCTAATGAATCTTATGTGTTTCGTGTTACGCGAATAATCTTTGATTCAAAGAAACTTGCTGGAATTCTTTCTCCTGCCATTGGAAAACTTTCGGAGCTGAAAGAGCTTTCTCTTCCAAACAACCAGCTCATTGACCAAGTCCCAGCTCAAATAGTGGAGTGTAAGAATTTAGAAATTTTGAATCTCCATAACAATCAGTTTTCGGGGGAGGTTCCTTCTGGGATTTCTTCTTTAAGCCGGCTTCGAATTCTTGACTTATGTTTTAATGAGTTTTCTGGGGAGTTGGATTTCTTGAAGTATTTTCCTGACATGGAAAAGCTTGACCTTTGCAATAACATGTTTAGCGGAGAAGTGCCAATATCTCTGCGTTCTTTTACAAATCTGCGGTCCTTCAACATATCTGGGAATAAATTACTTCAGGGGCAGATGCCAGTGatgaaaggaatggagctttcaTCAGCTCCGAGACGTTATAGATTGGCAGAGAATTCACCGAGGAGAGGCGGGAATTTTGCAGGGGCTCCGCGTGCGTCCTTGGAAGCACCTGCACCTGCACCTGCTCCTTCACATGTGGGAAACCAGAAGCATAAGAAAAGTAAGAGCAAGAAGCTTAAAGGATGGCTTATCGGCTTCTTTGCTGGAGTAGTAGCAGGGGCCTTGTCTGGATTCGTGTTTTCCGTGCTTTTTAAATTGATTATGGGCATGATCAAGGGTAGAAGGAAGGATACAGGTATATCAATCTTTAGTCCGACAATTAAAAACTTGGATTTTCTAGATAAAGAAGATGGATTGGCCTCATTTGAAGTCATTGGACAAGGTGGTTGTGGAGTAGTTTACAAGGCTGACTTGCCAGAAGCTTACAATAAAACACTCGCTATAAAGAAAATTATTCAGCCCTCAAAGAATGCATCGGATCTTACTGACGAAGATACGAAACTTTTGAACAAGAAGATGCGACAAATCAAGTCAGAAATTCAAACTGTGGGCACAATCAGGCACCGTAACATTCTTCCCTTGCTAGGCCACGTCACTCGACCAGATTGTCATTACTTGGTATATGAGTTCATGAAAAATGGAAGTTTACAGGATATGTTGAATCAGGTGTCTCAAGGAAATAGAGAACTGGAATGGCCTGCAAGGCACCGAATTGCCATTGGCGTGGCAGATGGGCTTGAGTATCTCCACAACCATTCTCATCGCATAATTCACAGGGATCTCAAGCCGGGTAACATTCTCCTTGATGATGACATGGAAGCTCGAATTGCAGACTTTGGGCTTGCAAAAGAATTACCAAGTGCCGATACACATGCTTCAACAACTAATTTAGCGGGAACTGTAGGATACATAGCACCAGAATATCACCAAACACTGAAATTCACTGACAGATGTGATATATTTAGTTTTGGTGTAATACTAGGGGTCTTGGTAATGGGAAAACTTCCATCAGATGAATTCTTCCAGCATACCTCTGAGATGAGCTTGGTGAAATGGATGAGAAATGTCATGACCTCAGACGATCCAAAAAGAGCAATTGATCCAAAATTAAAGGGAAATGGATTTGAGGAGGAAATGCTTCTAGTTCTTAAGATTGCGTGCTTTTGCACTCTTGATAATCCAAAAGAAAGGCCCTCCGGTAGGGATGCTAGGGTCATGTTGGCACAGATCAAACACTAA
- the LOC141664080 gene encoding protein MHF2 homolog, with the protein MSHSFDPDLIHAIFKLNWSKKALERERNEGVDPVTDEAVAGTSKKNRATSANSNALKLSCELLRLFVTEAVQRAAAIAEAEGASKIQATHLERILPQLLLDF; encoded by the exons ATGTCACACTCTTTCGATCCT GACCTAATTCATGCTATTTTCAAACTCAATTGGAGCAAAAAAGCCCTAG AGCGCGAACGAAACGAAGGTGTTGATCCGGTGACTGATGAG GCTGTAGCCGGAACATCCAAGAAAAACAGGGCTACTTCTG CTAATTCAAATGCTCTGAAACTGAGTTGTGAGCTTCTTCGGCTCTTTGTCACAG AAGCTGTTCAACGTGCTGCTGCTATTGCTGAAGCCGAGGGCGCCAGTAAAATACAAGCAACTCATCTTGAAAGGATTCTTCCACAGCTACTACTAGATTTTTAA
- the LOC141663908 gene encoding 28 kDa ribonucleoprotein, chloroplastic-like produces the protein MACMTSSLVMKSTSIYGGSIFSQPTKSFLSKPFFSIQSKPIKNPILISCSSVSLYPFNLSATEKKTQNLFLIKALVQENLDDQESLDFQEEEEWVPQEEKWVPSEDCKIYVGNLPYDVDGEQLAGMFQDAGVVERAEVINNRETGLSRGFGFVTMQTVEEAERAVHMFGGYELNDRLLTVNKASPRGTRPERVFSPPNRIYVGNLPWEVDDAALKEIFSKHGKVLNARVVRDRESNRSKGFGFVTMSSKSELNDAISNLDNQNLNGRPIVVSVAEERKPRYELE, from the exons ATGGCTTGTATGACAAGCTCTTTAGTGATGAAATCAACTAGTATCTATGGTGGTTCAATCTTTTCCCAGCCCactaaatcatttttatcaaagCCCTTTTTTTCAATCCAATCCAAGCCCATTAAAAACCCCATTTTGATTTCTTGCTCTTCTGTTTCATTATACCCTTTTAATCTTTCTGCTACTGAGAAAAAGACCCAGAATTTATTTTTGATCAAAGCCCTTGTTCAAGAAAATCTTGATGATCAAGAAAGTCTTGATTTTCAAGAAGAGGAAGAGTGGGTCCCACAAGAGGAAAAGTGGGTCCCATCAGAGGATTGTAAGATTTATGTTGGAAATTTGCCTTATGATGTTGATGGTGAACAGTTGGCTGGGATGTTTCAAGATGCTGGTGTTGTTGAGAGAGCTGAG GTTATTAATAATAGGGAGACTGGATTGAGTAGGGGTTTTGGATTTGTGACAATGCAAACTGTTGAAGAAGCTGAAAGAGCTGTACATATGTTCGGTGGCTAC GAGTTAAATGATAGGCTACTAACAGTGAACAAGGCTTCTCCAAGAGGAACACGTCCTGAAAGGGTGTTTAGTCCTCCTAATAGGATATATGTGGGTAACCTGCCATGGGAAGTAGATGATGCAGCTCTTAAGGAAATTTTCAGTAAGCATGGTAAAGTGCTGAATGCACGTGTAGTTCGTGACAGGGAGTCCAACAGATCAAAAGGATTTGGCTTCGTTACAATGTCATCAAAATCTGAACTGAACGATGCAATTAGTAACCTTGATAATCAG AATTTGAATGGGAGGCCTATTGTAGTTAGCGTGGCCGAGGAAAGAAAACCAAGATATGAACTTGAATGA
- the LOC141668241 gene encoding autophagy-related protein 16-like, which yields MLEEEVAVDAIKDALRALRKRHLVEEGAHGPAFDALSRPFVSQGLEWKEKAENLENELQQCYRAQSRLSEQLVVEVAESRALKSVLQEKEDLIDSLQNDCSQSRDECTHLKALLDEKMQAVELLTSENQELKAQLEETRVRADTALAENRMLIDRWMAQKMQDAEKLNEANAVYKDMLDKLKASSIEELARQQVDGVVRQSEEGAKYYVESTIPTANKHKISAHQGGCAALVFEYNSNILLSGGQDQTIKLWDTNSGSLSRTLHGCLGSVLDLAITHENSSIIAASSSNKLFVWDKDSGRLRHTLTGHVDKVCAVDVSKFSTRHVASAAYDRTIKIWDLQKGYCTNTIIFPSNCNALCFGIDGHTICSGHVVGNLRLWDSQTGKLLSEVAAHSQAITSISLSRNGNVILTSGRDNVHNLFDMRTLEVCGTLRASGNRMASNWSRSCISADDNYVAAGSADGSVSVWSISKASIVSTLKEHNSSVLCCSWSGLGKPLATADRSGTICTWT from the exons AT GTTAGAAGAAGAAGTTGCAGTGGATGCTATCAAAGATGCATTGAGGGCTCTCCGTAAACGCCATTTAGTCGAAGAAGGAGCTCATGGCCCTGCTTTTGATGCTCTTTCGAGGCCCTTTGTATCTCAG GGTTTGGAATGGAAGGAGAAAGCGGAAAATCTTGAAAATGAACTTCAACAATGTTATAGAGCTCAGTCCCGATTATCGGAACAGCTTGTTGTGGAAGTTGCTGAATCTAGAGCTTTGAAATCGGTACTTCAAGAGAAAGAAGATTTAATTGATAGTTTACAGAATGATTGTAGTCAATCAAG AGATGAATGTACTCATCTAAAAGCACTTTTAGATGAAAAGATGCAAgctgtagaattgcttacaagTGAGAACCAGGAACTTAAGGCTCAACTTGAAGAGACGAGGGTCCGAGCAGATACTGCTCTGGCTGAAAATAGAATGCTAATTGATCGTTGGATGGCACAAAAGATGCAGGATGCTGAGAAGCTTAATGAG GCTAATGCTGTTTACAAAGATATGCTTGATAAGCTTAAGGCGAGCAGCATAGAAGAGCTTGCTCGGCAGCAAGTGGATGGTGTGGTTCGGCAGAGTGAAGAAGGTGCCAAGTATTACGTGGAGTCTACTATTCCTACTGCAAACAAACACAAGATCTCTGCCCATCAGGGTGGATGTGCTGCCTTGGTATTTGAGTATAACTCTAACATATTGTTAAGTGGAGGGCAGGACCAGACTATTAAATTGTGGGACACGAATTCTGGTTCCCTCAGCCGAACACTGCATGGTTGTTTGGGATCTGTTCTTGATCTCGCAATTACCCATGAAAATAGTTCCATCATTGCTGCAAGCAGCTCAAACAAATTGTTTGTTTGGGATAAAGATTCTGGCCGGCTTCGCCATACTCTTACAGGGCATGTTGATAAAGTATGTGCTGTAGATGTCAGTAAATTCTCAACTCGTCATGTTGCTAGTGCTGCTTATGATCGAACAATAAAAATTTGGGATCTGCAGAAAGGCTATTGTACCAACACTATTATTTTCCCTAGTAACTGCAACGCACTTTGTTTTGGCATAGATGGACATACTATATGCTCTGGTCACGTTGTTGGAAATCTTCGATTGTGGGACAGTCAGACAGGAAAGCTACTTAGTGAAGTAGCTGCACATTCACAAGCGATTACATCAATCTCCTTATCAAGAAATGGAAATGTAATATTGACAAGTGGGAGAGATAATGTTCATAATTTATTTGATATGCGAACTTTAGAGGTCTGTGGGACATTAAGAGCATCCGGGAACAGAATGGCATCTAACTGGAGCAGGTCGTGCATCAGTGCAGATGACAATTACGTTGCAGCTGGTTCAGCTGATGGATCCGTCTCTGTTTGGTCGATATCTAAAGCTAGTATTGTTAGCACTCTGAAGGAACACAATTCTTCTGTTCTCTGTTGTTCATGGAGCGGACTTGGAAAACCTTTAGCCACGGCTGACAGGTCTGGAACAATTTGTACATGGACATGA
- the LOC141667020 gene encoding leucine-rich repeat receptor-like serine/threonine/tyrosine-protein kinase SOBIR1 codes for MASSSRHLSFLFVFFSSLLFTHAAIYLDPTDHIALLTIHKSLGITGQRQGLESNPCNSPGVFCERRISNESYVFRVTRIIFDSKKLAGILSPAIGKLSELKELSLPNNQLIDQVPAQIAECKNLEILNLHNNQFSGEVPSGVSSLSRLRILDLCFNEFSGELDFLKYFPDMEKLDLCNNMFSGEVPTSLLSFTNLRSFNISGNKLIQGQMPVMKGMELSSAPRRYRLAENSPRRGGNFAGAPRASLEAPAPAPSQVGKQKRKSKKLKGWLIGFFAGVVAGALSGFVFSVLFKLIMAMIKGRRKDTSISIFSPTIKNLDFLDKEDGLASFEVIGQGGCGVVYKADLPEAYNKTLAIKKIIQPSKNASDLTDEDTKLLNKKMRQIKSEIQTVGTIRHCKPY; via the coding sequence ATGGCCTCTTCTTCTCGCCATCTCTCTTTTCTGTTCGTTTTCTTCAGTTCACTACTATTCACTCATGCCGCAATATATCTGGATCCTACAGATCACATTGCTCTCTTGACTATCCACAAAAGCTTGGGAATCACAGGTCAACGTCAAGGTTTGGAGAGCAATCCCTGCAATTCTCCTGGAGTTTTCTGCGAAAGGAGGATTTCTAATGAATCTTATGTGTTTCGTGTTACGCGAATAATCTTTGATTCAAAGAAACTTGCTGGAATTCTTTCTCCTGCCATTGGAAAACTTTCGGAGCTGAAAGAGCTTTCTCTTCCAAACAACCAGCTCATTGACCAAGTCCCAGCTCAAATAGCGGAGTGTAAGAATTTAGAAATTTTGAATCTCCATAACAACCAGTTTTCAGGAGAGGTTCCTTCTGGGGTTTCTTCTTTAAGCCGGCTTCGAATTCTTGACCTATGTTTTAATGAGTTCTCTGGGGAGTTGGATTTCTTGAAGTATTTTCCTGACATGGAAAAGCTTGACCTTTGCAATAACATGTTTAGCGGAGAAGTGCCAACATCTCTGCTTTCTTTTACAAATCTGCGGTCCTTCAACATATCTGGGAATAAATTAATTCAGGGGCAGATGCCAGTGatgaaaggaatggagctttcaTCAGCTCCGAGACGTTATAGATTGGCAGAGAATTCACCGAGGAGAGGCGGGAATTTTGCAGGGGCTCCGCGTGCTTCCTTGGAAGCACCTGCACCTGCTCCTTCACAGGTGGGAAAACAGAAGCGTAAGAGCAAGAAGCTTAAAGGATGGCTTATCGGCTTCTTTGCTGGAGTAGTAGCAGGGGCCTTGTCTGGATTCGTGTTTTCCGTGCTTTTTAAATTGATTATGGCCATGATCAAGGGTAGAAGGAAGGATACAAGTATATCAATCTTTAGTCCGACAATTAAAAACTTGGATTTTCTAGATAAAGAAGATGGATTGGCCTCATTTGAAGTCATTGGACAAGGTGGTTGTGGAGTAGTTTACAAGGCTGACTTGCCAGAAGCTTACAATAAAACACTCGCTATAAAGAAAATTATTCAGCCCTCAAAGAATGCATCGGATCTTACTGACGAAGATACGAAACTTTTGAACAAGAAGATGCGACAAATCAAGTCAGAAATTCAAACTGTGGGCACAATCAGGCACTGTAAGCCATATTAG